In Daucus carota subsp. sativus chromosome 4, DH1 v3.0, whole genome shotgun sequence, one DNA window encodes the following:
- the LOC108217951 gene encoding basic endochitinase, giving the protein MGGNMGGLYGLVVILLWTVSVRGQDVGSVISKSMFEDFLKHRNDDICPAKGFYTYEAFIDAAKSFGAFGTSGDPDTQKREVAAFFAQTSHETTGGGPSLPDGPYAWGYCFKEEQNPTDYCVADPEWPCVPNKNYHGRGPIQISYNYNYGPAGKAIDYDLLGNPDLVASDPTVSFKTALWFWMTPQSLKPSSHDVITGVWKPSEADSAAGRVPGYGVVTNIINGIECGKGSNSGGEGRIGFYKRYCSILGISPGENLDCYNQKPFGA; this is encoded by the exons ATGGGAGGCAATATGGGGGGATTATATGGATTAGTTGTTATTTTGTTGTGGACAGTGAGTGTTAGGGGACAAGATGTAGGTTCCGTTATCAGCAAGTCCATGTTTGAAGATTTCTTAAAGCATCGGAATGATGACATCTGTCCGGCCAAAGGCTTCTATACATATGAAGCTTTTATTGACGCTGCCAAGTCCTTTGGTGCTTTCGGAACCTCTGGTGACCCTGACACTCAGAAAAGAGAGGTCGCTGCCTTCTTTGCTCAAACCTCACACGAGACGACTG GTGGAGGACCAAGTTTACCTGATGGACCATATGCATGGGGATACTGCTTCAAGGAGGAACAAAACCCGACAGATTACTGTGTTGCAGATCCAGAATGGCCCTGCGTTCCAAATAAGAACTATCACGGCCGTGGTCCTATTCAAATCTCCTA CAACTATAACTATGGACCAGCTGGAAAAGCAATAGACTATGATCTTTTAGGCAACCCGGATTTGGTGGCAAGCGACCCTACCGTTTCATTCAAGACCGCACTCTGGTTCTGGATGACACCGCAGTCCCTCAAACCATCTAGCCATGATGTTATCACCGGAGTGTGGAAACCATCAGAAGCAGACTCTGCAGCTGGGAGGGTTCCTGGCTATGGAGTGGTAACAAACATTATCAACGGCATTGAATGTGGTAAAGGGTCCAACTCAGGTGGTGAGGGGCGGATCGGCTTCTATAAGAGATACTGCTCCATTCTTGGCATTAGCCCCGGGGAAAACCTGGACTGCTACAACCAGAAGCCTTTTGGCGCCTGA
- the LOC135152287 gene encoding vicilin-like seed storage protein At2g18540, with protein sequence MSTLTNAFALLADQQGKDATSIIALKTAELQKIAEKNKKIAAEKKKAEAKIKNKKNKAKGEIGDGQANEEHKTIDEHSGIRVAREEEKEEEARRLLAMDKEKKEEEARRRDKEKKEEEARRRECWLARQAELAREREERRLAREAQLARQAEREEQRLAREAELARQRQERWLAREAELARQAERRARSAAREAEREERRLAKEEERKREIQERRRKEMAMKTLREYEEEKKAFEKQKADKEILNLKEEPLKKDSNIKKHGKVRKAMNIEEFLKLPTGGEGSEGQDGGNQESASSDENNSIKVKAGHAPDFSDEESFPLLGQVSKPAKVY encoded by the coding sequence ATGAGTACTCTTACTAATGCTTTCGCACTCTTGGCAGATCAACAAGGCAAAGATGCTACCAGCATTATAGCACTCAAGACTGCTGAGTTACAGAAGATTGCTGAGAAGAACAAGAAGATTGCCGCGGAAAAGAAGAAAGCCGAAGCCAAGATTAAGAATAAGAAGAACAAGGCAAAGGGCGAAATCGGAGATGGGCAAGCTAATGAAGAGCACAAGACAATTGATGAGCATTCGGGTATTCGGGTTGCTAGAGAGGAGGAGAAGGAAGAGGAAGCACGAAGATTGCTTGCTATGGAcaaggagaagaaagaagaGGAAGCACGACGTAGAGACAAGGAAAAGAAGGAAGAGGAAGCACGACGTAGAGAATGTTGGCTAGCTAGGCAGGCCGAACTTGCTAGAGAACGTGAAGAACGACGGCTTGCTAGGGAAGCCCAACTTGCTAGACAAGCAGAACGTGAAGAACAAAGGCTTGCTAGGGAAGCGGAACTTGCTAGACAACGCCAAGAACGATGGCTTGCTAGGGAAGCCGAACTTGCTAGACAAGCAGAGCGTAGAGCAAGAAGTGCTGCTAGAGAGGCAGAACGTGAAGAACGACGCCTGGCTAAGGAAgaggagagaaagagagagatacaAGAGCGGAGAAGGAAGGAGATGGCGATGAAGACTTTGCGAGAGTATGAGGAGGAGAAGAAGGCCTTTGAGAAGCAAAAGGCCGACAAGGAGATTTTGAACTTGAAAGAAGAACCCCTGAAGAAGGATAGCAATATTAAAAAGCACGGGAAGGTTCGTAAGGCAATGAACATTGAGGAATTCTTGAAGCTCCCAACAGGAGGAGAAGGCTCGGAAGGTCAAGACGGGGGCAACCAAGAATCTGCATCATCTGATGAGAATAATAGTATCAAGGTGAAGGCAGGGCATGCTCCTGATTTTAGTGATGAGGAGAGTTTTCCCCTACTTGGTCAAGTCTCAAAGCCAGCAAAAGTTTACTGA